In the genome of Candidatus Neomarinimicrobiota bacterium, one region contains:
- a CDS encoding response regulator, with product MTSQSTVTPINILLVEDNPGDVRLTQEALKETKVLNSLQVVHDGVEALAFLHREVQYADAAYPDLILLDLNLPRKDGREVLAEIKSDDILRRIPVVVLTISEAEEDILKTYDLHANCYITKPLDLEKFAKVVKTIEDFWMTIVKLPPK from the coding sequence ATGACTAGTCAATCGACTGTCACACCCATCAATATTCTACTGGTGGAAGACAATCCCGGGGATGTGCGCCTGACCCAGGAAGCCCTTAAAGAAACCAAGGTGCTTAACAGTCTTCAGGTGGTGCATGACGGCGTTGAGGCCCTGGCATTTCTGCACCGGGAAGTTCAATATGCTGATGCTGCATATCCTGATCTTATCCTCCTCGATCTGAACCTGCCCAGGAAGGATGGTCGTGAGGTGCTGGCGGAGATCAAGTCCGATGATATCCTGAGGCGTATTCCCGTCGTAGTCCTGACAATCTCCGAGGCTGAGGAGGATATCCTCAAGACCTACGACCTGCATGCCAACTGCTACATCACCAAGCCCCTCGACCTGGAAAAGTTCGCTAAGGTAGTGAAGACTATCGAGGATTTCTGGATGACGATTGTAAAACTGCCGCCGAAATGA